Proteins encoded by one window of Erwinia pyrifoliae DSM 12163:
- a CDS encoding DedA family protein yields the protein MEAWLQHLITQSLVWSLFAVGLVTFFESLALVGLLLPGTVMMASFGALIGSGQMGLYPAWAVGTIGCLLGDWTSYLIGWQFKGPLHRWSFIKKHHKLMDKTEHALHQHSMFTIIVGRFVGPTRPLIPLVAGMLELPVRKFIPPNIVGCILWPPLYLLPGILAGVAIDVPKDASSGMFKWLLLGVAVLVWLGFWLGWRWLRAGKQDDWATPYLPGTRLRWLAPLMLLLAVASFTAIQFHPMMPLFRHLLWQVFF from the coding sequence ATGGAAGCCTGGCTGCAACATTTAATTACCCAATCGCTGGTATGGTCGCTGTTCGCTGTCGGACTGGTGACCTTCTTTGAATCCCTGGCGCTGGTCGGGCTGCTGCTGCCGGGTACGGTGATGATGGCCTCGTTCGGCGCACTGATTGGCAGCGGGCAGATGGGGCTTTATCCTGCCTGGGCGGTGGGAACCATCGGCTGTCTGCTGGGGGACTGGACCTCTTATCTGATTGGCTGGCAGTTTAAAGGGCCGCTACACCGCTGGTCGTTTATTAAAAAACACCATAAGCTGATGGATAAGACCGAGCATGCGCTGCACCAGCACAGCATGTTTACCATCATCGTTGGTCGCTTTGTTGGCCCGACGCGGCCGCTGATCCCGCTGGTGGCGGGGATGCTGGAACTGCCGGTGCGCAAGTTTATTCCGCCTAATATTGTCGGCTGTATTCTGTGGCCGCCGCTCTACCTGTTGCCCGGCATTCTCGCCGGGGTGGCGATTGACGTGCCGAAAGATGCCAGCAGCGGCATGTTTAAATGGCTGTTGCTGGGGGTGGCAGTGCTGGTGTGGCTTGGCTTCTGGCTCGGCTGGCGCTGGCTGCGTGCCGGTAAGCAGGATGACTGGGCGACGCCTTACCTGCCCGGTACGCGGCTGCGCTGGCTGGCACCGCTGATGCTGCTGTTGGCCGTGGCAAGTTTTACCGCCATCCAGTTCCATCCGATGATGCCGCTATTCCGCCACCTGCTATGGCAAGTGTTCTTTTAA
- the thiQ gene encoding thiamine ABC transporter ATP-binding protein ThiQ — MLSLTNLTYLYHHLPMRFTFSAQAGERLAILGPSGAGKSTLLSLIAGFLAAKSGDLRLNGGDHRTTSPAQRPVSMLFQENNLFPHLTVAQNIGLGLHPGLKLNHQQKHQLQDIAQRVGLTDHLSRLPHQLSGGQRQRAALARCLVRQRPILLLDEPFSALDPALRQEMLKLVDEVCAERNITLLMVSHSIEDAAQIAPRSLLIVDGRVYWDGSTTRLQCGAVPEAAVLGIALKEHLP, encoded by the coding sequence ATGTTAAGCCTGACTAATCTCACCTATCTATATCATCATCTGCCGATGCGCTTTACCTTCAGCGCCCAGGCCGGTGAGCGGCTGGCGATCCTCGGGCCGAGCGGCGCGGGCAAAAGCACGCTGCTCAGCCTGATTGCCGGATTTCTGGCGGCGAAGAGCGGCGATCTGCGGCTTAACGGCGGCGATCATCGCACCACTTCCCCGGCGCAGCGTCCGGTTTCCATGCTGTTCCAGGAAAACAACCTGTTTCCCCATCTGACGGTGGCGCAAAATATTGGTCTGGGACTGCATCCGGGACTGAAGCTTAACCATCAGCAGAAGCATCAGTTGCAGGATATCGCACAGCGCGTCGGACTGACGGATCACCTGTCGCGCCTGCCGCACCAGCTTTCCGGCGGCCAGCGCCAGCGTGCCGCCCTCGCCCGCTGCCTGGTGCGTCAACGGCCGATCCTGCTGCTGGATGAACCCTTTTCCGCCCTCGACCCGGCGCTACGCCAGGAGATGCTGAAGCTGGTAGATGAAGTTTGTGCCGAACGAAATATTACCCTGCTGATGGTGTCGCACAGCATTGAGGATGCGGCGCAGATCGCCCCGCGCAGCCTGCTGATTGTCGACGGTCGGGTTTACTGGGATGGCAGCACCACACGCCTGCAGTGCGGTGCGGTGCCGGAAGCGGCGGTGCTGGGGATCGCGTTAAAAGAACACTTGCCATAG
- the djlA gene encoding co-chaperone DjlA — MRYWGKVLGLVLGLLSGAGFWGVVIGLLVGHMIDKARSPGRQGYFADQQTRQALFFRTTFQVMGHLTKSKGRVTDADIQMASLLMERMQLHGEGRTAAQRAFREGKEGDYPLRDKLRELRSACFGRFDLIRMFLEIQIQAAFADGSLHPNERQVLYVIAEELGISRTQFDRFLRMMESGQQFGGGYQSGGSSQGGYQGQRGPTLQDACNMLGVKSSDDATTIKRAYRKLMSEHHPDKLVAKGLPPEMMEMAKQKTQEIQAAYDLIKREKSFK; from the coding sequence ATGCGCTATTGGGGAAAAGTATTAGGACTGGTTCTGGGTTTATTGTCCGGCGCGGGCTTTTGGGGCGTGGTTATCGGCCTGCTGGTAGGGCATATGATTGACAAAGCGCGCTCGCCTGGTCGCCAGGGCTATTTTGCCGATCAGCAAACGCGTCAGGCGCTGTTCTTTCGCACCACGTTTCAGGTGATGGGGCATTTGACCAAATCGAAAGGGCGGGTAACAGACGCCGATATTCAGATGGCGTCGCTGCTGATGGAGCGCATGCAGCTGCATGGTGAAGGGCGTACGGCGGCACAGCGTGCCTTCCGCGAAGGGAAAGAGGGGGATTACCCTCTGCGCGATAAGCTGCGTGAGCTGCGCAGTGCCTGCTTTGGTCGTTTTGATCTGATCCGTATGTTCCTGGAAATCCAGATTCAGGCGGCGTTTGCCGATGGTTCACTGCATCCTAACGAACGCCAGGTGCTGTATGTCATTGCGGAAGAGCTGGGCATATCGCGCACGCAGTTCGATCGGTTCCTGCGCATGATGGAAAGCGGCCAGCAGTTTGGCGGTGGTTACCAGAGCGGCGGCTCTTCGCAAGGCGGCTACCAGGGGCAGCGCGGCCCGACGCTGCAAGATGCCTGCAATATGCTCGGGGTGAAAAGCAGCGATGATGCCACCACCATTAAAAGAGCCTACCGCAAGCTGATGAGCGAACATCACCCGGACAAGCTGGTGGCGAAAGGTCTGCCGCCAGAGATGATGGAGATGGCGAAGCAAAAAACGCAGGAGATTCAGGCGGCATATGACCTGATCAAGCGCGAAAAATCCTTTAAGTGA
- the lptD gene encoding LPS assembly protein LptD, whose product MMPVITEFSIPRMKKRLPTLLATLIGSALYSQQGLADDLASQCMLGVPGYDRPLVQGKSTNQLPVTINADKAKGNYPDDAVFSGNVDIRQGNGRLQSDEVQLHQKMLSGQTAETRTVDALGHVRYDDNQVILKGPKAWSNLNTKDTNVWEGDYQMVGRQGRGVADQMKLRGDSRYTILENGTFTSCLPGQNTWSVEGSQIIHDRDEQLAEIWNARFKLGSVPIFYSPYLQMPVGNKRRSGFLIPNASYSKNSGFQFMLPYYWNIAPQADATLTPHYISRRGMQWQNEFRYLTGAGPGLVGFDYLNSDRVYNDEHADDEASSRWLFHWQHAGVYDQNWRFNADYTKVSDPWYFTDLDSPYGSTTDGYVTQKFSVGYAEKNWDATLSTKQFQIFSTNSSNDVYRAEPQFDFNYYQNNVGPFDTHLYAQAVKFTNVDSNLPDATRLHLEPSINLPLSNRWGSLNTETKLLATHYEQNEIDYYNSQNSNHQLKNAVNRVMPQFKVDGKMVFDRNMDWSPGYTQTLEPRAQYLYVPYRDQSHVRAYDSTLLQSDYTGLFRDRTYSGLDRIASANQMTTGVTTRIFDNDLVERFNASVGQIYSFTPARTGLNSVDNDDRGSLVWAGDSYWRISDRWAARGGLQYDTRMDNVSQGNTVLEWRRDADRMVQLSYRYTSAEYIRQTLTNYSNQALYQKDISQVGATASWPIVDAWSVVGAWYYDTKANQPADQLLGVQYSSCCYALRLGYERKITGWENDSSKYDNKISFNIELRGLSPGYGLGTGQMLRQGILPYQRAF is encoded by the coding sequence ATGATGCCAGTGATTACGGAATTTTCGATACCGCGTATGAAAAAAAGACTACCTACGTTGCTGGCCACGCTTATTGGCTCAGCGCTTTATAGCCAGCAAGGGCTGGCCGACGACCTCGCATCACAATGTATGCTTGGGGTGCCCGGTTACGATCGACCACTGGTACAGGGAAAAAGCACTAACCAGTTACCGGTGACGATCAATGCGGATAAGGCCAAAGGCAATTATCCCGACGACGCCGTTTTTAGCGGTAATGTTGATATACGACAGGGTAACGGCCGCCTGCAGTCCGACGAAGTTCAGCTGCACCAAAAAATGCTGAGCGGACAAACCGCTGAAACGCGCACTGTCGATGCATTAGGTCATGTACGCTACGACGATAATCAGGTGATCCTGAAAGGCCCGAAAGCCTGGTCCAATCTCAATACTAAAGACACCAACGTATGGGAAGGCGACTATCAGATGGTCGGCCGACAGGGACGTGGCGTTGCCGACCAGATGAAGCTGCGCGGCGACAGCCGCTACACTATTTTGGAAAACGGCACTTTCACCTCCTGCCTGCCCGGGCAGAACACCTGGAGCGTTGAGGGTTCTCAGATTATTCATGACCGCGATGAACAGCTGGCGGAGATCTGGAACGCACGCTTCAAGCTGGGTTCCGTACCAATTTTCTACAGCCCCTACCTGCAAATGCCGGTGGGTAATAAGCGCCGTTCCGGTTTCCTGATCCCGAATGCGAGTTACAGTAAAAACAGCGGCTTCCAGTTTATGCTGCCGTATTACTGGAACATCGCCCCGCAGGCTGACGCCACCCTGACGCCGCACTATATCAGCCGCCGTGGCATGCAGTGGCAGAATGAGTTCCGCTACCTGACCGGTGCCGGGCCAGGGCTGGTAGGGTTTGACTATCTGAACTCTGACCGCGTTTACAATGACGAACATGCGGACGACGAAGCATCAAGCCGCTGGCTGTTCCATTGGCAGCACGCTGGCGTCTACGATCAGAACTGGCGCTTCAACGCTGACTACACCAAGGTCAGCGATCCCTGGTACTTTACCGATCTTGATTCGCCATATGGCTCGACCACTGACGGCTATGTCACGCAGAAATTCAGCGTCGGCTACGCGGAAAAGAACTGGGATGCCACGCTGTCGACCAAGCAGTTCCAGATTTTCTCCACCAACTCCAGTAATGATGTCTATCGCGCAGAACCTCAGTTCGACTTCAACTATTACCAGAATAACGTCGGGCCGTTTGATACTCACCTCTATGCCCAGGCGGTGAAATTCACCAATGTTGATTCAAATTTGCCGGATGCCACGCGTCTGCACCTTGAACCGAGCATCAATCTGCCGCTGTCCAACCGCTGGGGAAGCCTGAATACCGAAACCAAGCTGCTGGCGACCCATTATGAGCAAAACGAGATCGATTACTACAATTCACAAAATAGTAATCATCAGCTGAAAAACGCGGTTAACCGCGTTATGCCACAGTTTAAAGTCGACGGCAAGATGGTCTTTGACCGGAATATGGACTGGTCACCGGGCTATACCCAGACGCTGGAGCCGCGCGCGCAGTACCTTTACGTGCCTTATCGCGACCAGAGTCACGTCCGTGCTTACGACTCCACGCTGCTGCAAAGTGACTATACTGGCCTGTTCCGCGACCGTACTTACAGCGGTCTGGATCGTATCGCCTCAGCCAACCAGATGACCACTGGCGTCACCACGCGAATTTTTGATAACGATCTGGTTGAACGTTTTAATGCTTCCGTTGGTCAAATCTACTCGTTTACCCCGGCACGTACCGGTTTGAATAGCGTCGATAATGACGACAGAGGCAGCCTGGTGTGGGCGGGTGACAGCTACTGGAGGATCAGTGACCGCTGGGCAGCACGCGGTGGATTGCAGTATGACACCCGCATGGATAACGTATCGCAAGGTAATACCGTGCTGGAGTGGCGTCGTGATGCTGACCGCATGGTACAGCTGAGCTATCGCTATACCAGCGCGGAATATATCCGGCAGACGTTGACCAACTACAGCAATCAGGCACTGTATCAAAAGGATATCTCTCAGGTCGGTGCTACCGCCAGTTGGCCAATTGTTGACGCCTGGTCGGTGGTCGGTGCCTGGTACTACGATACCAAAGCCAACCAGCCAGCCGATCAGCTGTTGGGTGTCCAGTACAGCTCCTGTTGCTATGCGCTGCGCCTCGGCTATGAACGTAAAATCACCGGTTGGGAAAATGACAGCAGTAAGTACGACAATAAAATCTCGTTCAACATTGAACTGCGTGGCCTTAGCCCAGGCTATGGCTTAGGTACAGGTCAAATGCTGCGCCAGGGCATTCTGCCCTATCAACGCGCTTTCTGA
- the rluA gene encoding bifunctional tRNA pseudouridine(32) synthase/23S rRNA pseudouridine(746) synthase RluA → MEPYNPPPEPWLHVLYQDEHIIVVNKPSGLLSVPGRLAEYKDSVMTRVQRDYPAAESVHRLDMATSGVMVVALTKAAERELKRQFREREPQKTYVARVWGHPQPATGLVDLPLICDWPNRPKQKVCFDSGKSAQTEYQVLDYASDNSARVQLKPITGRSHQLRVHMLALGHPMLGDNFYAHDEARAMAPRLQLHAESLSITHPHYRTPMTFRQPAEF, encoded by the coding sequence ATGGAACCCTATAATCCCCCGCCGGAACCCTGGCTGCACGTCCTCTATCAGGACGAGCACATCATCGTGGTGAACAAACCCAGCGGCCTGCTGTCGGTGCCGGGGCGGCTTGCCGAGTATAAAGACAGCGTGATGACGCGCGTGCAGCGTGATTATCCGGCGGCAGAATCGGTCCACCGACTGGATATGGCCACCAGCGGTGTGATGGTGGTGGCATTAACCAAAGCCGCCGAGCGCGAGCTGAAGCGCCAGTTCCGCGAACGCGAACCGCAGAAAACCTATGTGGCGCGCGTCTGGGGGCATCCGCAGCCGGCAACGGGTTTAGTGGATTTGCCGCTGATTTGCGACTGGCCGAACAGGCCTAAGCAGAAAGTGTGTTTTGACAGCGGGAAGTCCGCGCAAACGGAATATCAGGTGCTGGACTATGCCAGTGATAACAGCGCGCGCGTGCAGCTAAAACCGATTACCGGGCGCTCGCACCAGCTGCGCGTGCATATGCTGGCGCTCGGCCACCCGATGCTGGGCGATAACTTCTATGCCCATGACGAAGCGCGGGCGATGGCACCACGACTTCAACTCCATGCCGAAAGCCTGAGCATCACCCATCCGCACTACCGCACGCCGATGACCTTTCGCCAGCCGGCGGAGTTTTAA
- the polB gene encoding DNA polymerase II: MNDARAGFLLTRHWRDTPAGSEVVLWLATDSGPQQVVLPPQESVAFIPACQQEEAGRLLAGDRHWRFAALALKDFHQRPVVGLYCKQHRQLQQLEKRLRENGITLYEADVRPPERFLMERFITAAVWFSGQPAGDRLVNARLKPHPDYRPPLKWVSLDIETTRHGELYCIGLEGCAQRDVYMLGPENGDASQINFHLEYVDSRPQLLEKLNAWFARHDPDVLIGWNLVQFDLRVLQKHADRYGIPLRLGRGHNATLEWREHGFKPGVFFAQASGRLIIDGIEALKSAFWNFDSFSLEAVSRQLLGEGKAINNPWQRMEEIDQRFAENKPALAHYNLKDCELVTRIFQHTELMPFLLERASVNGLAVDRHGGSVAAFGHLYLPRLHRAGFVAPNLGDVAPQASPGGYVMDSRPGLYDSVLVLDYKSLYPSIIRTFLIDPVGLVEGMAHPQEVDSVSGYLGARFSRTIHCLPEIVSHIWQGREAAKKQGNKPLSQALKIIMNAFYGVLGTSACRFFDPRLASSITLRGHDIMRQTRELIEAEGYDVIYGDTDSTFVWLKTAHDEAAAEHIGQRLVMKVNQWWQQHLQSEYGLESALELEYETHFSRFLMPTIRGAEQGSKKRYAGLIRRDGNQRMVFKGLETVRTDWTPLAQKFQQELYLKIFTGQPYQDYIRETVRQLLDGELDEQLVYRKRLRRPLDDYQRNVPPHVRAARIADEQNQKLGRPLQYQKGGHIRYVIATSGPEPLEARITPLDYDHYLTRQLQPVADGILPFMQDDFATLVTGQLGLF, translated from the coding sequence GTGAACGACGCACGCGCAGGATTCTTGTTAACCCGCCACTGGCGCGATACCCCCGCCGGCAGTGAAGTGGTGCTGTGGCTGGCAACCGACAGCGGCCCGCAACAGGTGGTATTGCCGCCGCAGGAATCCGTGGCGTTTATCCCGGCCTGCCAGCAGGAAGAGGCCGGCAGGCTGCTGGCGGGGGATCGCCACTGGCGCTTTGCCGCACTGGCGCTAAAAGATTTTCATCAGCGCCCGGTGGTTGGCCTCTATTGTAAGCAGCATCGCCAGCTACAACAGCTGGAAAAGCGGCTGCGCGAAAACGGCATCACGCTGTACGAGGCCGACGTGCGCCCGCCCGAGCGCTTTCTGATGGAGCGCTTTATCACCGCTGCGGTGTGGTTTAGCGGCCAGCCCGCCGGGGATCGTCTGGTCAATGCCCGGCTCAAGCCGCATCCTGACTATCGCCCGCCGCTGAAATGGGTATCGCTGGATATTGAAACCACTCGCCACGGTGAGCTGTACTGCATCGGCCTGGAGGGCTGTGCCCAGCGTGACGTCTATATGCTCGGGCCGGAAAATGGCGATGCCAGCCAGATCAACTTTCACCTTGAGTATGTGGACAGCCGCCCGCAGCTGCTGGAAAAGCTGAATGCGTGGTTTGCCCGTCATGACCCCGACGTGCTGATAGGCTGGAACCTGGTGCAGTTTGATCTGCGCGTATTGCAAAAACATGCTGACCGCTACGGCATCCCGCTACGGCTGGGGCGCGGCCACAACGCCACGCTGGAGTGGCGTGAGCACGGCTTTAAGCCCGGCGTGTTCTTCGCCCAGGCCAGCGGCCGCCTGATTATCGACGGCATTGAAGCGCTGAAATCCGCCTTCTGGAATTTCGACTCCTTCAGTCTGGAAGCGGTATCGCGCCAGCTGCTGGGCGAAGGCAAAGCGATCAATAATCCGTGGCAACGTATGGAGGAGATCGACCAGCGTTTTGCTGAAAATAAACCGGCGCTGGCCCACTACAATCTGAAAGACTGTGAGCTGGTCACGCGTATTTTCCAGCATACCGAACTGATGCCTTTCCTGCTGGAGCGCGCCTCGGTTAACGGGCTGGCGGTGGATCGTCACGGCGGTTCGGTGGCGGCGTTTGGGCATCTCTATCTGCCGCGTCTGCACCGCGCCGGGTTTGTCGCCCCCAATCTTGGCGACGTTGCGCCCCAGGCCAGCCCCGGCGGTTACGTGATGGACTCGCGCCCCGGCCTGTATGACTCGGTGCTGGTGCTGGACTACAAAAGCCTGTATCCGTCGATTATCCGCACCTTCCTGATCGATCCGGTCGGCCTGGTGGAGGGGATGGCGCACCCGCAAGAGGTGGATTCCGTCAGCGGCTACCTCGGCGCACGTTTCTCACGAACCATCCACTGCCTGCCTGAGATTGTCAGTCACATCTGGCAGGGGCGTGAAGCCGCCAAAAAACAGGGTAATAAACCGCTGTCACAGGCGCTAAAAATCATCATGAATGCCTTCTACGGCGTGCTGGGAACCAGCGCCTGCCGCTTTTTCGACCCGCGCCTGGCTTCGTCAATCACCCTGCGCGGCCACGACATCATGCGACAGACGCGTGAACTGATTGAGGCAGAAGGCTACGACGTGATTTATGGTGATACCGATTCGACCTTTGTCTGGCTTAAGACCGCCCATGATGAAGCGGCGGCAGAACACATTGGCCAGCGGCTGGTGATGAAGGTCAATCAGTGGTGGCAGCAGCATCTGCAAAGCGAGTATGGCCTGGAGAGTGCGCTGGAGCTGGAGTACGAAACCCACTTCAGCCGCTTCCTGATGCCGACCATTCGCGGAGCCGAACAGGGCAGTAAGAAACGCTATGCCGGATTAATTCGTCGCGACGGCAACCAGCGCATGGTGTTTAAAGGGCTGGAAACGGTGCGTACCGACTGGACGCCGCTGGCGCAAAAATTTCAGCAGGAGCTGTACCTGAAAATCTTCACCGGGCAACCCTACCAGGATTATATCCGGGAAACCGTGCGTCAGCTGCTGGATGGCGAGCTGGACGAACAGCTGGTTTACCGTAAACGTCTGCGCCGCCCGCTGGACGACTATCAGCGCAATGTGCCGCCGCATGTGCGTGCCGCCCGTATTGCCGATGAGCAGAACCAGAAGCTGGGGCGACCGCTGCAATATCAAAAAGGCGGCCATATACGCTACGTGATCGCCACCTCAGGCCCGGAACCGCTGGAGGCGCGTATCACTCCGCTGGACTACGATCATTACCTGACGCGCCAGCTGCAGCCGGTGGCTGACGGGATCCTGCCGTTTATGCAGGATGACTTCGCTACCCTGGTGACCGGGCAGTTAGGCTTGTTTTGA
- the rapA gene encoding RNA polymerase-associated protein RapA produces the protein MPFTLGQRWISDTESELGLGTVVAVDTRMVTLLFPATGENRLYARNDSPITRVVFNPGDTITSHEGWQLEVDEVTTTTGVVSYIGTRLDTSETGVVLREVMLDSKLVFGKPQDRLFAGQLDRMDRFALRFRARKYQSEQYRLATSGLRGMRTSLIPHQLHIAHDVGRRHAPRVLLADEVGLGKTIEAGMIIHQQLLAGRAERVLIVVPETLQHQWLVEMLRRFNLRFALFDDDRYAQAQLDSDNPFDTEQMIICSLDFVRRNKQRLEKLADAEWDLMVVDEAHHLVWSEDAPSREYQVIEQLAEQIPGILLLTATPEQLGMESHFARLRLLDPNRFHDFAQFVEEQKHFRPIADAVTMLLADQKIGNDELNLLNDLMGEQDIEPLLQTANSDREGKLAARQELIGMLMDRHGTSRVLFRNTRNGVKGFPKRELHQIRLPLPTQYQTAIKVSGIMSARKTADERAQDMLYPEQIYQEFEGDSGTWWNFDPRVEWLMGYLTSNRDKKVLVICAKAATALQLEQVLREREGIRAAVFHEGLSIIERDRAAAWFASEEDGAQVLLCSEIGSEGRNFQFASQMVMFDLPFNPDLLEQRIGRLDRIGQAHDIQIHVPYLEKTAQAVLVQWYHEGLDAFEHTCPTGRAVYDSVYAQLIAYLAAPENSEGLEAFIRQCRKQHDALKAQLEQGRDRLLELNSNGGEKGQALADMIAEQDNHIELVNFALNLFDIVGINQEDRSDNLIVLTPGDHMLVPDFPGLPEDGCTITFDRNQALSREDAQYVSWEHPIIRNGLDLILSGDTGSCAISLLKNKALPVGTLLVELIYVVEAQAPKHLQLTRFLPPTPIRMLIDRKGTNLAAKVEFESFNRQLNAVNRHTGSKLVNAVQSDVHEIITLSEDQAAEEARKVIDAARQEADEKLSAELSRLQALSAVNPNIRQDEIDALESNRQQVLSNLDEAGWRLDALRLIVVTHQ, from the coding sequence ATGCCTTTTACACTTGGTCAACGCTGGATAAGCGATACGGAAAGCGAACTGGGACTGGGAACCGTGGTTGCCGTCGATACGCGCATGGTCACCCTGCTGTTCCCTGCTACGGGCGAAAACCGTCTCTATGCCAGAAATGATTCTCCCATCACTCGCGTCGTGTTTAATCCCGGCGATACCATCACCAGCCATGAAGGCTGGCAGCTGGAGGTTGACGAGGTCACCACCACCACCGGGGTGGTCAGTTATATCGGTACCCGGCTGGACACTAGCGAAACGGGCGTGGTGCTGCGTGAAGTGATGCTGGACAGCAAGCTGGTGTTCGGCAAACCTCAGGATCGCCTGTTTGCCGGGCAGCTGGACCGCATGGATCGCTTCGCCCTGCGTTTTCGCGCGCGTAAATACCAGAGCGAGCAGTATCGCCTGGCCACCAGCGGCCTGCGCGGTATGCGTACCAGCCTGATCCCTCACCAGCTGCACATCGCCCACGATGTCGGCCGCCGCCATGCGCCGCGCGTGCTGCTGGCGGATGAAGTGGGCTTAGGTAAAACCATTGAAGCCGGGATGATCATTCATCAGCAGCTGCTGGCCGGCCGCGCCGAGCGCGTGCTGATCGTGGTGCCGGAAACGCTGCAGCACCAGTGGCTGGTCGAAATGCTGCGCCGCTTTAATCTGCGTTTTGCGCTGTTTGACGACGACCGTTACGCACAGGCACAGCTCGACAGCGACAACCCGTTTGATACCGAGCAGATGATAATCTGTTCGCTGGACTTTGTGCGCCGCAACAAACAGCGCCTGGAAAAGCTGGCCGATGCCGAGTGGGATTTGATGGTGGTGGATGAAGCGCATCACCTCGTCTGGTCCGAAGACGCGCCGAGCCGCGAATACCAGGTTATCGAACAGTTGGCCGAACAGATCCCCGGCATCCTGCTGCTGACTGCCACCCCAGAACAGCTGGGGATGGAGAGCCATTTCGCGCGTCTGCGTCTGCTGGATCCTAACCGTTTCCACGATTTTGCCCAGTTTGTTGAAGAACAAAAGCACTTCAGACCGATTGCCGATGCGGTGACGATGCTGCTGGCCGACCAGAAAATAGGCAACGATGAGCTGAACCTGCTTAACGACCTGATGGGTGAACAGGATATAGAGCCGCTGCTGCAAACCGCTAATAGCGACCGCGAAGGTAAGCTGGCAGCGCGTCAGGAGCTGATCGGCATGCTAATGGACCGTCACGGTACCAGCCGCGTGCTGTTCCGTAACACCCGTAACGGCGTGAAGGGCTTCCCGAAACGCGAACTGCATCAGATCCGTCTGCCGCTGCCGACGCAGTACCAGACGGCCATTAAAGTGTCCGGCATTATGAGCGCCCGTAAAACCGCCGACGAGCGCGCACAGGATATGCTCTACCCGGAGCAGATTTATCAGGAGTTTGAGGGCGACAGCGGCACCTGGTGGAACTTCGACCCGCGCGTCGAATGGCTGATGGGCTATCTGACCAGCAACCGTGACAAAAAGGTACTGGTGATCTGCGCCAAAGCCGCCACCGCCCTGCAGCTGGAGCAGGTACTGCGCGAGCGCGAAGGCATTCGTGCCGCCGTGTTCCATGAAGGGCTGTCGATCATTGAGCGCGATCGTGCTGCAGCATGGTTCGCTTCGGAGGAGGATGGCGCTCAGGTTCTGCTGTGCTCGGAGATCGGTTCTGAAGGGCGTAACTTCCAGTTCGCCAGCCAGATGGTGATGTTCGACCTGCCGTTTAACCCCGACCTGCTGGAACAGCGTATTGGCCGTCTGGACCGTATCGGTCAGGCGCACGATATTCAGATCCACGTTCCTTACCTGGAAAAAACCGCGCAGGCGGTGCTGGTGCAGTGGTATCACGAGGGGCTGGATGCCTTCGAACACACCTGCCCGACCGGGCGGGCGGTCTACGACAGCGTTTATGCTCAGCTTATCGCATACCTCGCCGCGCCGGAAAACAGCGAAGGCCTGGAGGCGTTTATCCGGCAGTGCCGCAAGCAGCACGATGCGTTAAAGGCGCAGCTGGAGCAGGGGCGTGACCGCCTGCTGGAGCTTAACTCCAACGGCGGCGAGAAAGGCCAGGCGCTGGCGGATATGATTGCCGAACAGGATAATCATATTGAACTGGTGAACTTTGCGCTCAACCTGTTCGATATCGTCGGCATTAATCAGGAAGATCGCAGTGATAACCTGATCGTCCTGACGCCGGGCGACCATATGCTGGTACCGGACTTCCCCGGGCTACCGGAAGACGGCTGTACCATTACCTTCGACCGCAACCAGGCGCTGTCACGCGAAGATGCCCAGTATGTGAGCTGGGAGCACCCGATCATCCGCAACGGGCTGGATCTGATCCTTTCCGGTGATACCGGCAGCTGTGCGATTTCCCTGCTGAAAAACAAAGCGCTGCCGGTCGGCACCCTGCTGGTGGAGTTGATTTACGTGGTGGAAGCCCAGGCACCGAAGCATCTGCAACTCACCCGTTTCCTGCCGCCAACGCCAATCCGCATGCTGATTGACCGCAAAGGCACCAACCTTGCCGCCAAAGTCGAGTTTGAGAGCTTCAACCGCCAGCTTAACGCGGTGAACCGCCATACCGGCAGCAAGCTGGTGAATGCGGTGCAGTCGGACGTGCATGAAATCATCACCCTGTCGGAAGATCAGGCGGCCGAAGAGGCGCGTAAAGTGATCGACGCCGCCCGCCAGGAAGCCGACGAGAAGCTGAGCGCCGAACTGTCACGCCTGCAGGCGCTGAGCGCGGTGAATCCGAACATCCGTCAGGATGAGATCGACGCGCTGGAAAGCAATCGGCAACAGGTGTTGAGCAATCTCGATGAAGCGGGCTGGCGTCTTGACGCGCTGCGCCTGATCGTCGTTACGCACCAATAA